From a single Nostoc edaphicum CCNP1411 genomic region:
- a CDS encoding GNAT family N-acetyltransferase: MILETHRLLMRDFVETDWQAVLVYQSDPLYLRYNYWTHRTQKDVCEFIQMFIEQQKEQPRTKFQLAIILKAENQLIGNCGIRVNDPEMREANIGYELNTQYWGQGYATEAAQAILKFGFEELGMHRIWSWCVAENVASVRVLENIGMRREGHLLEKELIKDRWYDNFLYAILDHEWKAK; encoded by the coding sequence ATGATTTTAGAAACACACCGCTTGCTAATGCGTGACTTTGTAGAGACAGATTGGCAGGCGGTTTTGGTTTATCAATCTGATCCTTTGTATTTGCGTTACAACTACTGGACACACCGCACACAAAAGGATGTTTGCGAATTTATTCAGATGTTTATTGAGCAGCAAAAAGAGCAACCACGGACAAAGTTTCAGTTAGCTATTATCCTCAAAGCAGAAAATCAGCTTATTGGCAATTGTGGTATCCGTGTAAATGACCCAGAAATGCGGGAAGCAAACATTGGCTATGAACTAAACACTCAGTATTGGGGACAAGGTTATGCAACAGAAGCAGCACAAGCCATTTTAAAGTTCGGCTTTGAAGAACTGGGAATGCATCGTATCTGGTCTTGGTGTGTTGCAGAGAATGTTGCTTCTGTAAGGGTATTAGAAAACATTGGTATGCGTCGTGAGGGTCATCTGCTGGAAAAAGAGTTAATCAAAGATAGATGGTACGACAATTTTCTTTACGCTATCCTTGACCACGAGTGGAAAGCAAAGTAA
- a CDS encoding Crp/Fnr family transcriptional regulator, translating to MQASLEQLSQIIVFAGLETAEKINLQPYTQVQHHRKGEIILHEGDVLPAKLYAVVSGSIQVTKIATTGKETILRALTAGEIFAAPALLGNRISPATVTAESDCEILTVERDALLKAIGENPEIALRMLMVFNSRIQQLHETVHGLVSERAIVRLARLIQYFAAESGTESTSQGECLKVKLSYYRMARSSGITYEECVRLIKSLKSVVAYHRGGTITILDADKLDAIASGDID from the coding sequence ATGCAGGCATCCCTGGAACAACTCTCACAAATTATTGTGTTTGCGGGTTTAGAAACAGCAGAAAAGATAAATTTGCAACCTTACACTCAGGTACAACATCATCGCAAAGGAGAGATTATTCTGCATGAGGGCGATGTCTTACCAGCAAAACTCTATGCTGTTGTCAGTGGTTCAATTCAAGTTACCAAAATAGCAACAACGGGGAAAGAAACCATTCTCCGCGCCTTAACTGCTGGGGAAATTTTTGCGGCTCCTGCTTTGTTAGGAAATAGAATTTCTCCGGCAACTGTAACTGCTGAATCTGATTGTGAAATTCTCACTGTAGAGCGAGATGCTTTATTAAAAGCTATTGGAGAAAATCCTGAAATTGCATTACGAATGCTGATGGTTTTTAACAGTCGGATTCAGCAATTACATGAAACAGTCCACGGATTAGTTTCTGAAAGAGCTATTGTTCGCCTTGCCAGATTAATTCAATATTTTGCTGCCGAATCTGGAACTGAATCTACCTCACAAGGTGAGTGCTTAAAAGTCAAATTATCTTATTATCGTATGGCTCGAAGTAGTGGCATTACTTACGAAGAATGTGTGCGGTTAATTAAAAGTCTCAAGTCAGTAGTTGCCTATCATCGGGGTGGAACGATTACCATACTTGATGCTGATAAATTGGATGCGATCGCTTCTGGAGATATAGATTAG
- a CDS encoding amidase: protein MNEVDLAFTPALELAELIRRREVSPLELVEIYLERIGQLNPQLGSYFTVTAELAIADAKAKTELLTTTSELPPFFGVPISIKDLNAVAGITCTFGNPALLNNIPNYDDGVVTRIKQAGFTILGKTATSELGSLPYSEPTGFPPARNPWNLEYTPGGSSGGAAAAVAAGLCAIAQGSDGGGSIRGPAACCGLVGLKPSRGRVSKAPVGERLAGIAVNGPIARTVADAAALLDTISGYVTGDPYWLPDPEPSFLAATQTKFGALRIAFDTSISPLGEADANCQQGVRQTVELLEQLGHQVEHKSPDFSGLVEPFQIVWQAGVAASGLPVEALQPLNRWLFARTGSVAQYLQAVSQMQVVARQIVAFFDTVDVLVLPVYLHSPIRVGEWASLSPEETFQNIIQWVAPCPPANATGQPAIAIPVGFDSKGLPISVQLIGKPAAEATLISLAAQLEAANPWIHHRPAFAISG, encoded by the coding sequence ATGAATGAAGTTGATTTAGCATTTACCCCAGCACTAGAGTTGGCGGAATTAATTCGTCGCCGGGAAGTATCACCACTAGAGTTGGTAGAAATATATTTAGAACGAATTGGGCAATTAAATCCCCAATTAGGAAGTTATTTTACGGTGACGGCAGAATTAGCGATCGCAGATGCCAAAGCTAAAACAGAATTATTGACAACTACCTCAGAACTACCACCATTTTTTGGGGTGCCAATTTCCATTAAAGACCTCAACGCCGTAGCGGGTATTACCTGTACTTTTGGAAATCCGGCATTACTGAATAATATCCCTAACTATGATGATGGTGTAGTAACGCGGATTAAGCAAGCTGGATTTACTATTCTTGGTAAAACAGCTACTTCCGAATTAGGTTCATTACCTTACAGCGAACCTACGGGTTTTCCCCCAGCTAGAAATCCGTGGAATTTAGAATACACTCCTGGCGGTTCCAGTGGTGGCGCAGCGGCTGCGGTAGCAGCGGGATTGTGTGCGATCGCTCAAGGTTCCGATGGCGGTGGTTCGATTCGGGGGCCTGCGGCTTGTTGTGGTTTGGTGGGACTCAAACCATCCAGAGGCAGGGTGAGTAAAGCACCCGTAGGCGAACGCCTCGCTGGAATTGCCGTCAACGGCCCGATCGCCCGTACCGTCGCTGATGCTGCTGCCCTTTTGGATACCATATCTGGCTATGTCACAGGCGATCCTTACTGGTTGCCCGATCCTGAACCATCATTTCTCGCCGCCACTCAGACAAAATTCGGTGCTTTGCGAATTGCTTTTGACACTAGCATTTCTCCTTTGGGAGAAGCTGACGCCAACTGTCAGCAAGGTGTCCGCCAAACAGTTGAGTTATTGGAACAACTCGGCCATCAAGTTGAACACAAATCCCCAGATTTTAGCGGTTTAGTTGAACCATTTCAAATCGTCTGGCAAGCTGGGGTAGCTGCATCGGGACTTCCTGTTGAAGCCTTGCAGCCATTGAATCGCTGGCTATTTGCACGCACAGGTTCTGTTGCCCAATACCTCCAAGCAGTTTCCCAAATGCAGGTAGTGGCACGGCAGATTGTCGCGTTTTTTGATACCGTGGATGTGCTGGTATTGCCAGTTTATCTACATTCACCCATCCGCGTTGGGGAATGGGCTTCTTTGAGTCCAGAAGAGACATTCCAAAATATTATTCAATGGGTTGCCCCTTGTCCGCCTGCGAATGCAACTGGACAACCTGCGATCGCAATTCCTGTAGGCTTTGATAGTAAAGGTTTACCCATCAGTGTGCAGCTAATTGGTAAACCTGCTGCAGAAGCCACACTCATCAGCCTAGCAGCACAATTAGAAGCGGCTAACCCTTGGATTCATCATCGTCCAGCCTTTGCAATATCAGGCTAA
- a CDS encoding cupin domain-containing protein has product MTNSITISPSFVIQLQDKIEYPSAGVLSKVLLKDNACQYTLFCLAANTDISEHTSTRNATINVIEGRGLLTLSGEDIALKPGVFVFMFANAPHALKAEENLTFLLTLSEKVAENN; this is encoded by the coding sequence ATGACCAATTCAATCACAATTAGCCCATCTTTTGTTATTCAACTCCAAGACAAAATTGAATATCCCAGTGCGGGAGTTCTCAGCAAAGTGCTGCTGAAAGATAACGCTTGTCAATACACTCTATTTTGCCTAGCAGCTAATACTGATATTTCAGAGCATACCTCTACTCGGAATGCCACTATCAACGTCATCGAAGGCAGAGGTTTACTCACTTTATCTGGAGAAGATATTGCACTTAAACCTGGTGTTTTTGTCTTTATGTTTGCTAATGCACCTCATGCCTTAAAAGCTGAAGAAAACCTGACATTTCTACTCACACTTTCTGAGAAAGTCGCAGAGAATAATTAG
- a CDS encoding SAM-dependent methyltransferase has protein sequence MTNTILNFQTATGHEVLAAAGKKYLRPGGRIATDKLFEWANFQPGERVLELGSSFGYSAIALAKSYHVKVVGVEKNPDSVACARANICAAGLENQVEIIEGNIFNLETIPGKFDYVLAEAILTMQSPLGKAKILAEIHNRLKPGGKFLSHELLASDKEEQIHDDLARVIRVNSTPLSKSNWMTAFAAAGLQVQKCQTDSMNLLNFRRVVQDEGIVNTTRILWNILTQKDIRKRVLEIHQVFHKYQHELGYIILCAVAQ, from the coding sequence ATGACCAACACTATCCTCAATTTCCAAACAGCTACCGGACACGAAGTTTTAGCAGCAGCAGGTAAAAAATATCTGCGTCCCGGTGGACGAATAGCTACAGATAAATTATTTGAGTGGGCAAACTTTCAGCCTGGAGAGAGAGTTTTAGAGCTAGGTTCTAGCTTTGGTTATAGTGCGATCGCTTTAGCAAAAAGCTACCATGTCAAAGTAGTAGGCGTTGAAAAAAATCCTGATAGTGTAGCTTGTGCGCGTGCTAATATCTGCGCTGCTGGGTTAGAAAATCAAGTTGAAATCATTGAAGGTAATATTTTCAACCTAGAGACAATCCCAGGAAAGTTTGATTATGTATTGGCAGAAGCCATTCTCACAATGCAATCGCCATTGGGAAAAGCCAAGATTTTAGCTGAAATTCACAACAGACTCAAGCCGGGAGGTAAATTTCTCTCCCACGAACTATTAGCTAGTGACAAAGAAGAACAAATTCATGATGACTTAGCACGAGTAATTCGAGTTAATTCTACACCATTGTCAAAATCAAACTGGATGACGGCTTTTGCAGCAGCAGGATTGCAAGTGCAAAAATGCCAAACTGATTCAATGAATTTATTGAATTTCAGACGGGTAGTTCAAGATGAAGGTATTGTTAACACAACTCGGATTTTGTGGAATATATTGACGCAGAAAGATATTCGCAAGCGGGTTTTAGAAATTCACCAAGTTTTTCATAAATACCAACATGAATTAGGCTACATCATTTTGTGTGCTGTTGCCCAGTAA